From a single Streptomyces sp. 1331.2 genomic region:
- a CDS encoding DUF4132 domain-containing protein has translation MAWVETGAGGYRVALDGEGKVVCRNAAGRALKSLPSKLGDDPVVTQLKQLAEWLAAHERSCRDDVERWMVRSLPVPAAVLTAVWPDEAWQAVLRDLVVTGADGSVAGFLRGADAERGLGLVDLDGDTVRLTDGEVLIPHPVLLQDLDELREFAVELGVSQRVQQLYREVWHRPEELPGGTEVTTYAGGRYRELRELVGRCARLGCRVRGGSAVQSITEGGRTVEARVWVGDYYEYDECETGALSWAGPDGRALPLTEVGPVAWSEGMRMAAALYAGRTLEGEDTA, from the coding sequence GTGGCATGGGTGGAGACGGGCGCGGGAGGGTACCGCGTCGCGCTCGACGGGGAGGGCAAGGTGGTCTGCCGGAACGCGGCGGGCCGCGCGCTCAAGTCCCTGCCGTCGAAGCTCGGTGACGACCCGGTGGTCACCCAGCTCAAGCAGCTCGCCGAGTGGCTGGCCGCGCACGAACGGAGCTGCCGGGACGACGTCGAGCGCTGGATGGTGCGCTCGCTGCCGGTGCCCGCCGCGGTGCTCACCGCCGTCTGGCCGGACGAGGCCTGGCAGGCCGTGCTGCGCGATCTGGTGGTCACCGGTGCGGACGGCTCGGTCGCCGGCTTCCTGCGCGGCGCGGACGCCGAGCGCGGCCTCGGCCTGGTCGACCTCGACGGCGACACCGTCCGCCTCACCGACGGCGAGGTCCTGATACCCCATCCCGTCCTGCTCCAGGACCTCGACGAGCTGCGCGAGTTCGCCGTCGAGCTCGGCGTCTCCCAGCGCGTCCAGCAGCTCTACCGCGAGGTCTGGCACCGGCCGGAGGAGCTGCCGGGCGGCACCGAGGTCACCACGTACGCCGGCGGCCGCTACCGCGAGCTGCGCGAGCTGGTCGGGCGCTGCGCCCGGCTCGGCTGCCGGGTCCGCGGCGGCTCCGCCGTCCAGTCGATCACCGAGGGCGGGCGCACCGTCGAGGCCCGGGTCTGGGTCGGCGACTACTACGAGTACGACGAGTGCGAGACCGGCGCGCTCAGCTGGGCGGGCCCCGACGGCCGGGCCCTGCCGCTCACCGAGGTCGGACCGGTCGCCTGGTCCGAGGGCATGCGGATGGCCGCCGCCCTGTACGCCGGCCGCACGCTCGAAGGGGAGGACACCGCATGA
- a CDS encoding ABC transporter ATP-binding protein: MELTIEGLTAGYGPGRPVLGGVDLTVPAGQVVAVVGPNGCGKSTLLRAVARLHRPDGGRVLVGGEDVWRLRPRQAAHRIALLPQSPQAPEAVTVAGLVRYGRHPHQGLFRQWSPDDERITAEALRATGVAELADRRLDRLSGGQRQRCWLAMVLAQDTPVVLLDEPTSALDLGHAVEVLELVRQVAAGGRTVVMVLHDLAAAARYADLLVALRDGAVVACGPPREVVDAPLVRALYDIDSHVLTAPGDGAPVIVPRAPLG, encoded by the coding sequence ATGGAGTTGACGATCGAGGGGCTCACCGCCGGCTACGGCCCCGGGCGCCCGGTGCTCGGCGGGGTGGACCTCACCGTCCCGGCCGGGCAGGTGGTGGCGGTGGTCGGACCGAACGGCTGCGGCAAGTCCACCCTGCTGCGGGCCGTCGCCCGGCTGCACCGGCCGGACGGCGGCCGGGTCCTGGTCGGCGGCGAGGACGTCTGGAGGCTGCGCCCGCGCCAGGCCGCGCACCGGATCGCCCTGCTCCCGCAGAGCCCGCAGGCACCGGAGGCGGTCACCGTCGCCGGGCTGGTCCGCTACGGCCGCCACCCGCACCAGGGCCTGTTCCGCCAGTGGTCGCCGGACGACGAACGGATCACCGCCGAGGCCCTGCGCGCCACCGGCGTCGCGGAACTGGCCGACCGCCGGCTCGACCGGCTCTCCGGCGGGCAGCGCCAGCGCTGTTGGCTCGCCATGGTGCTCGCCCAGGACACCCCGGTCGTCCTGCTCGACGAGCCGACCAGCGCGCTCGACCTCGGGCACGCGGTGGAGGTGCTGGAGCTCGTGCGCCAGGTCGCGGCGGGCGGGCGGACGGTGGTCATGGTCCTGCACGACCTCGCGGCGGCCGCCCGGTACGCGGACCTGCTGGTCGCCCTGCGCGACGGCGCGGTGGTCGCCTGCGGGCCGCCGCGCGAGGTGGTGGACGCGCCGCTGGTGCGGGCGCTGTACGACATCGACAGCCATGTGCTCACGGCGCCGGGTGACGGCGCACCGGTCATCGTGCCCCGGGCGCCGCTCGGCTGA
- a CDS encoding ABC transporter substrate-binding protein, producing the protein MPFARRPLSPVRRRAAQVVAVTGAAALLLAGCGSSGSSSGSSSSGSGAPAADAAGGGKRTVKDATGKAVEVPVEPKRIVTLTQEDLDAVLALGAKPVGITNGQGLNEPPAYLKDKVQGVPVVGNLLQPVMDKVIAAKPDLILAGDMQDEQMLKQLREITPATLVTMAPTDDWKLAFRGIGNAVNKLDRANEVIGDYEAKAAKAGGELGRNKGAAVSIVRWNPTGPSWMEKKQFASGVALDMGLTRPAAQDKDGNAHSPALSLEKLAEIDGDWLFLSTLTDDGKAALKDVQSKPAYQELNAVKNNRTVTVDGSVWSTRGGPLAADAVIGDIGKALGGS; encoded by the coding sequence ATGCCGTTCGCCCGTCGCCCGCTCAGCCCCGTTCGCCGCCGTGCGGCCCAGGTGGTGGCCGTCACCGGGGCGGCCGCGCTCCTGCTCGCCGGCTGCGGCTCCTCGGGCTCCTCCTCGGGCTCCTCCTCGTCCGGCTCCGGCGCCCCGGCGGCGGACGCGGCGGGCGGAGGCAAGCGGACCGTCAAGGACGCCACCGGCAAGGCCGTCGAGGTCCCCGTCGAGCCCAAGCGGATCGTCACCCTCACCCAGGAGGACCTGGACGCGGTGCTCGCCCTCGGCGCCAAGCCGGTCGGCATCACCAACGGCCAGGGGCTCAACGAGCCGCCCGCGTACCTCAAGGACAAGGTCCAGGGCGTGCCGGTGGTCGGCAACCTGCTGCAGCCCGTGATGGACAAGGTGATCGCCGCCAAGCCCGACCTCATCCTGGCCGGCGACATGCAGGACGAGCAGATGCTCAAGCAGCTGCGCGAGATCACCCCCGCCACCCTGGTCACCATGGCGCCCACCGACGACTGGAAGCTCGCCTTCCGCGGCATCGGAAACGCCGTCAACAAGCTCGACCGGGCCAATGAGGTCATCGGCGACTACGAGGCCAAGGCCGCCAAGGCCGGCGGCGAACTCGGCAGGAACAAGGGCGCCGCCGTCTCCATCGTCCGCTGGAACCCGACCGGGCCGAGCTGGATGGAGAAGAAGCAGTTCGCCTCCGGCGTGGCCCTCGACATGGGCCTCACCCGCCCGGCCGCGCAGGACAAGGACGGCAACGCGCACAGCCCGGCGCTCAGCCTGGAGAAGCTCGCCGAGATCGACGGCGACTGGCTGTTCCTGTCCACCCTCACGGACGACGGCAAGGCCGCCCTCAAGGACGTCCAGTCCAAGCCCGCCTACCAGGAGCTGAACGCGGTCAAGAACAACCGCACCGTCACGGTGGACGGTTCGGTCTGGTCGACCCGGGGCGGCCCGCTCGCGGCCGACGCCGTCATCGGCGACATCGGCAAGGCGCTCGGCGGCAGCTGA
- the fhuB gene encoding Fe(3+)-hydroxamate ABC transporter permease FhuB, giving the protein MTLSQAGVHEASPATAPDTPPPGKEGPGTETTGTEATGKEARRRTWPVAVGTVALLLALTALSLSVGAGEVGPGRVLDYLLDRGGARADGRLALVVGDLRLPRTLTALLVGAALGVAGAQLQSVTRNPLAETGLLGVNAGASLGVVLGIAVLGVQTSYGYLAFAFGGAVLASTLVLLIAGSRGGGSPMRLVLGGSAVGATFGGLTGILIVNSPETYDRYRVWVLGSLAGAEGWTTLRQLAPALGAGFLLALLTTRPLTALALGDDLARGLGHRPGATRATVAVAVTLLTASAVALAGPISFLGLLAGFLARAVAGPTVGRLTLLAGLFGAAVLTGADVLARVVARPFEAPVSVIVALVGAPALIAIVRSRRSAALAIADPAEAAPPARRVEPPSPKPDVVLRNGAWSLLLPRRALLASLGLGAALLAAVVVSAHAGQSELGLGRTFQAVFGYGDRLDVLLVQKFRLGRIVAGLAAGAALGLAGCLTQTLARNRLATPELLGVNDGATAAVLISATASGTFGAWWAGPLGALAAVLVVTLVSGGLGARGYRVLVVGLAMSALASAVIQVALARRSLNSAGSLYVWTSGSLNGRDYAIATPVLIGLAVLVPIALVAARRLAVLRFDDNVAAALGVDPGRVRLACLLLAVALAGLAVGVCGPVGFVALAAPVIAARLAGPARVPVLGSALTGALLVVLADTLGRVLIGGVEIPVGIVTTVLGGPFLLWVLLSRKSSTA; this is encoded by the coding sequence ATGACATTGTCGCAAGCGGGCGTCCACGAAGCGTCCCCTGCCACCGCGCCGGACACCCCGCCGCCGGGGAAGGAGGGCCCGGGAACGGAGACCACGGGAACGGAGGCCACGGGGAAGGAGGCCCGACGCCGTACCTGGCCGGTCGCCGTCGGGACGGTGGCGCTGCTGCTCGCCCTCACCGCGCTCTCGCTGTCGGTCGGCGCCGGCGAGGTCGGCCCCGGACGGGTCCTGGACTACCTGCTCGACCGCGGCGGCGCCCGCGCCGACGGCCGCCTCGCCCTCGTCGTCGGCGACCTGCGGCTGCCCCGCACCCTCACCGCCCTGCTGGTCGGCGCCGCACTCGGCGTGGCCGGCGCGCAGTTGCAGTCCGTCACCCGCAACCCGCTCGCCGAGACCGGACTGCTCGGCGTCAACGCCGGCGCCTCGCTCGGCGTCGTGCTCGGCATCGCCGTACTCGGCGTGCAGACCTCCTACGGCTACCTCGCCTTCGCCTTCGGCGGAGCCGTCCTCGCCAGCACCCTGGTGCTGCTGATCGCGGGCAGCCGGGGCGGCGGCTCGCCGATGCGCCTGGTCCTCGGCGGCTCCGCGGTCGGTGCGACCTTCGGCGGACTCACCGGCATCCTGATCGTCAACTCCCCGGAGACGTACGACCGGTACCGCGTCTGGGTGCTCGGCTCGCTCGCCGGAGCGGAGGGCTGGACGACGCTGCGCCAACTCGCCCCCGCCCTCGGCGCCGGCTTCCTGCTCGCCCTGCTCACCACCCGGCCGCTCACCGCCCTCGCACTCGGCGACGACCTCGCCCGCGGCCTCGGCCACCGGCCCGGCGCCACCCGGGCGACGGTCGCCGTCGCCGTCACCCTGCTCACCGCCTCCGCGGTCGCCCTCGCCGGGCCGATCTCCTTCCTCGGCCTGCTCGCGGGCTTCCTCGCCCGGGCCGTCGCCGGTCCCACGGTCGGCCGACTCACCCTGCTCGCCGGGCTGTTCGGCGCCGCCGTCCTCACCGGCGCCGACGTACTGGCCCGGGTGGTGGCCCGCCCCTTCGAGGCGCCCGTCTCGGTGATCGTCGCCCTGGTCGGCGCCCCCGCACTGATCGCGATCGTCCGCTCCCGGCGCTCCGCCGCCCTCGCCATCGCCGACCCGGCCGAGGCCGCACCGCCCGCACGACGGGTCGAACCACCCTCCCCGAAACCGGACGTGGTACTGCGAAACGGCGCCTGGTCGCTACTGCTCCCCCGCCGGGCCCTGCTCGCCTCGCTCGGCCTGGGCGCCGCACTGCTCGCCGCCGTCGTGGTCTCCGCGCACGCCGGGCAGAGCGAACTCGGCCTGGGCCGCACCTTCCAGGCCGTGTTCGGCTACGGCGACCGCCTCGACGTGCTGCTGGTGCAGAAGTTCCGGCTCGGCCGGATCGTCGCCGGACTCGCCGCCGGCGCCGCACTCGGCCTGGCCGGCTGCCTCACCCAGACCCTCGCCCGCAACCGTCTCGCCACCCCCGAACTGCTCGGCGTCAACGACGGCGCCACCGCCGCCGTCCTGATCTCCGCCACCGCCTCCGGAACCTTCGGCGCCTGGTGGGCCGGGCCGCTCGGCGCGCTCGCCGCCGTCCTCGTCGTCACCCTCGTCTCCGGCGGGCTCGGCGCGCGCGGTTACCGGGTGCTGGTCGTCGGCCTCGCGATGTCCGCGCTCGCCTCCGCGGTGATCCAGGTCGCGCTGGCCCGCCGCTCGCTCAACTCGGCCGGGTCGCTGTACGTCTGGACCTCCGGCAGCCTCAACGGACGGGACTACGCCATCGCCACGCCCGTCCTGATCGGGCTGGCCGTGCTGGTGCCGATCGCCCTGGTGGCGGCCAGGCGGCTGGCCGTGCTGCGCTTCGACGACAACGTCGCCGCCGCACTGGGCGTCGACCCCGGCCGGGTCCGGCTCGCCTGCCTGCTGCTGGCGGTCGCCCTCGCCGGACTGGCGGTCGGCGTCTGCGGGCCGGTCGGCTTCGTGGCGCTCGCCGCGCCCGTGATCGCCGCACGACTGGCCGGGCCCGCCCGGGTGCCGGTCCTCGGCTCGGCCCTGACCGGCGCCCTGCTCGTCGTCCTCGCGGACACCCTCGGCCGGGTACTGATCGGCGGGGTGGAGATCCCCGTCGGCATCGTCACCACCGTGCTCGGCGGGCCCTTCCTGCTCTGGGTGCTGCTCAGCCGCAAGAGCAGCACTGCTTAA
- the fes gene encoding enterochelin esterase — protein sequence METPPRVTTDPDDPAYRLVTFTHHGEDCDGVLALLHTVTDKDRHVGDLTPHLMARQSDGAWSITYRLRADHRASYQLYPFRGQAPGTTRPDWLRVLDHARPDPYDREPRLPARDGRHPSSVLSLPEAPAQPYVRRREDVPRGRTQSHTVAGRRVDVHLPAGHRGGPHSVAVLLDGEMWAEVLSVDDTLDNLTADGAIPPTVTLLVHTMGPGRPDDLSCNPAFVDLLADRLLPWAATEFGATTDPADTVIAGQSAGGLTAAYAAFHRPERFGNALSQSGSFWWPDGTEADAGSEWLTRQFATGERRAARFYVEVGLQEWMLLTQNRHLRDVLTARGYDLAYREFNGGHDYACWRGGLADGLAHLLGSDHSPERPE from the coding sequence GTGGAAACCCCTCCCCGCGTCACGACCGATCCCGACGACCCCGCCTACCGCCTGGTCACCTTCACCCACCACGGCGAGGACTGCGACGGAGTCCTCGCCCTGCTGCACACCGTGACCGACAAGGACCGCCACGTCGGGGACCTCACACCACACCTGATGGCCCGCCAATCCGACGGGGCCTGGTCGATCACCTACCGGCTGCGCGCCGACCACCGCGCCTCCTACCAGCTGTACCCGTTCCGCGGCCAGGCTCCCGGCACCACCCGCCCCGACTGGCTGCGCGTCCTCGACCACGCCCGCCCCGACCCGTACGACCGCGAGCCCCGGCTGCCCGCCCGCGACGGCCGTCACCCCTCCTCGGTGCTCAGCCTGCCCGAGGCGCCCGCACAGCCGTACGTCCGGCGGCGCGAGGACGTGCCGCGCGGCCGGACACAGTCGCACACCGTCGCCGGGCGGCGGGTCGACGTCCACCTCCCTGCGGGACACCGCGGCGGCCCGCACTCGGTGGCCGTACTGCTCGACGGCGAGATGTGGGCCGAGGTGCTGTCCGTCGACGACACCCTCGACAACCTGACGGCCGACGGCGCGATCCCGCCCACCGTCACTCTGCTCGTGCACACCATGGGCCCCGGCCGGCCGGACGACCTCAGCTGCAACCCGGCCTTCGTCGACCTGCTCGCCGACCGCCTCCTCCCGTGGGCCGCAACGGAGTTCGGCGCCACCACCGACCCGGCCGACACCGTGATCGCCGGCCAGAGCGCGGGCGGACTGACCGCCGCCTACGCCGCCTTCCACCGGCCCGAGCGCTTCGGCAACGCCCTCTCCCAGTCCGGCTCCTTCTGGTGGCCGGACGGCACCGAGGCCGACGCCGGCAGCGAATGGCTGACCCGGCAGTTCGCGACCGGGGAACGACGGGCCGCCCGCTTCTACGTCGAGGTCGGCCTGCAGGAGTGGATGCTGCTCACCCAGAACCGCCACCTGCGCGACGTGCTCACGGCCCGCGGCTACGACCTCGCCTACCGCGAGTTCAACGGCGGCCACGACTACGCCTGTTGGCGCGGCGGCCTGGCCGACGGCCTGGCCCATCTGCTCGGATCGGACCACTCACCCGAACGACCGGAATAG
- a CDS encoding Uma2 family endonuclease: MPYGGRSTGGVHTNPERYRLLEEALIAIEIVSPSNPENDWTGKVRDYPRMGFPLYLIVDPRQKTVTLFSEPNRDRYHTRTEREFGESIRIPAPFGFELDLSRLVPHRD; encoded by the coding sequence CTGCCGTACGGTGGTCGGAGCACTGGAGGAGTCCACACGAACCCTGAGCGCTACCGCCTGCTCGAAGAGGCGCTGATCGCGATCGAGATCGTCTCGCCGTCCAACCCCGAGAACGACTGGACCGGCAAGGTCCGCGACTACCCGCGCATGGGCTTCCCGCTCTACCTGATCGTGGACCCGCGGCAGAAGACCGTGACGTTGTTCTCCGAGCCGAACCGCGACCGTTATCACACCCGGACGGAGCGGGAGTTCGGCGAGTCCATCCGCATTCCCGCTCCGTTCGGTTTCGAGCTGGACCTGTCCCGGCTCGTCCCCCACCGGGACTGA
- a CDS encoding DHA2 family efflux MFS transporter permease subunit yields the protein MLAGRAAVIAVHTAAMCMNGLDSTIVNPALFRIAEDFGRPVSAANAVETAFLVGLALGLPVAGWLGDRYGVKRVFLGALGAFTLASALCAAAPALAPLAAARAVQGVAGGLLTPVGMTLLFRAFAPHERAGLGRILIVPTALMPALGPPLGGFLTEHLSWHWLFLVNVPIGVAAVALGLFGLRGAQEPPAGRFDTTGFLLATPGLGLLTYALGFGPAHGWTSPGVVLGGLLGLALLGAAVRHQLLAAGPLVDLRLLADRTFGAASRLALLTSAGLMGALFALPLLYQAALGASALDAGLSVFPEAIGLMAASQVVDRLLPRLGPRRLALPGLLLAALVLAALGFAENPWAVRVLMFAVGLILGTAVLTVQIAGFSDVPGPAMGRAMGLFTILRTLGGALGIAATAALIGALPADSGTTPYRLALLLTSALVASGALLALRLPAEAPGPPPED from the coding sequence CTGCTCGCCGGGCGCGCCGCGGTGATCGCCGTCCACACGGCCGCGATGTGCATGAACGGCCTGGACTCGACCATCGTCAACCCCGCGCTGTTCAGGATCGCCGAGGACTTCGGTCGGCCCGTCTCGGCCGCCAACGCCGTGGAGACCGCCTTCCTGGTCGGCCTCGCCCTCGGCCTGCCGGTGGCGGGCTGGCTCGGCGACCGGTACGGCGTGAAGCGGGTCTTCCTCGGCGCGCTGGGCGCCTTCACCCTCGCCTCCGCCCTGTGCGCCGCCGCCCCCGCCCTCGCCCCGCTGGCCGCCGCGCGCGCCGTGCAGGGGGTGGCGGGCGGACTGCTCACCCCGGTCGGGATGACGCTGCTGTTCCGGGCCTTCGCCCCGCACGAGCGGGCGGGCCTGGGCCGGATCCTGATCGTCCCGACCGCGCTGATGCCCGCCCTCGGCCCGCCGCTCGGCGGGTTCCTCACCGAACACCTGTCCTGGCACTGGCTGTTCCTGGTCAACGTGCCGATCGGGGTGGCCGCCGTCGCCCTCGGGCTCTTCGGCCTGCGCGGTGCGCAGGAGCCCCCGGCAGGCCGCTTCGACACCACCGGCTTCCTGCTCGCCACCCCGGGCCTCGGCCTGCTGACCTACGCCCTCGGCTTCGGCCCGGCCCACGGCTGGACCTCCCCGGGCGTGGTCCTCGGCGGGCTGCTCGGCCTGGCCCTGCTGGGCGCCGCCGTCCGGCACCAACTGCTGGCCGCCGGACCGCTGGTGGACCTTCGACTGCTCGCCGACCGGACCTTCGGCGCGGCGAGCCGGCTGGCGCTGCTCACCTCGGCCGGGCTGATGGGCGCCCTGTTCGCCCTCCCGCTGCTCTACCAGGCGGCGCTCGGCGCCTCCGCGCTGGACGCCGGGCTGAGCGTCTTCCCCGAGGCGATCGGCCTGATGGCCGCCTCACAGGTGGTGGACCGCCTGCTGCCCCGGCTCGGCCCGCGCCGTCTCGCGCTGCCGGGGCTGCTGCTGGCGGCCCTCGTCCTCGCCGCCCTGGGCTTCGCCGAGAACCCGTGGGCGGTAAGGGTGTTGATGTTCGCCGTCGGCCTGATCCTGGGCACCGCCGTCCTCACCGTCCAGATCGCCGGCTTCTCCGACGTCCCCGGCCCCGCCATGGGCCGCGCGATGGGTCTGTTCACCATCCTGCGCACCCTCGGCGGCGCCCTCGGCATCGCCGCCACCGCCGCCCTCATCGGCGCCCTCCCCGCCGACTCGGGCACCACCCCGTACCGCCTCGCCCTCCTCCTCACCTCCGCCCTGGTCGCCTCCGGCGCCCTCCTAGCCCTCCGCCTCCCGGCCGAGGCCCCGGGCCCGCCCCCGGAGGACTGA
- a CDS encoding MbtH family protein, whose protein sequence is MSDAPANPFDADGEFLALVNPEGQHSLWPAFAAVPAGWNVAHGPGERAAVLAWITAHWTAL, encoded by the coding sequence ATGAGTGACGCCCCTGCCAACCCCTTCGACGCCGACGGCGAGTTCCTCGCACTCGTCAACCCCGAGGGACAGCACTCCCTCTGGCCCGCCTTCGCCGCCGTCCCGGCCGGCTGGAACGTCGCCCACGGCCCGGGTGAGCGAGCGGCCGTCCTGGCGTGGATCACCGCGCACTGGACCGCCCTGTGA